The Ensifer canadensis genomic sequence CGTCACAAAGCGTTACGGCCCGACGGTTGCCCTGTCGGAGTTTACCCATGATTTTACCCCAGGGCGGGTTCATGCCCTGATGGGGAAGAATGGCTCGGGTAAATCGACGCTGATCAAGCTTCTTGCCGGCGTGACCGAACCCACGTCGGGCACGATCAGCGTCAACGGAAGAGACCAGAGCTTTACTTCGCCGCACGACGCGTTTGATGCCGGCATCGTCACGGTGCATCAGGAACTGTCGCTCGTTCCCGAACTGTCCGTCGGCGAGAATATCTTTCTTGGTCGCCTGCCACACACCAGGCGCGCCGGCTTGCGTGTCGTCGATTGGAAGGGTTTGCACAAGCGCGCGACCGAGCTCCTGTCCGACATGGGGCTATCGATCGATTCCCGCCAGCCGGTCTCAGCCCTCAGCGTCGGACAACAGCAGGTCGTCGAGATCGTCAAAGCGATGTCTTTCAACCCATCGATCCTGCTGCTTGACGAACCGACATCGGCGCTCGCCTCGAAAGAGGTCAAGCAGCTTTTCGCGCTGATCGAGCGATTGCGGGCACGCGGCGTGACGATGATCTACATCACCCACCGTATGAGCGAGCTTTTCGAGATCGCCGACACCTGCACCGTCATTCGCGACGGCCACTATATCGGCGCGGTCGAGATGCGCGCGACCTCGCCCGCCGAGATCGTCGGCATGATGTTTGGCGACGCCGCCCGCACGAAACGGCCGCCGCGCCAGGTGATCGACAGGCTCAAGCCGCTGCTCGAAGTGCGCGGCCTGACCCGTGCAGGACACTTCAATGACGTCTCCTTCGACCTTTATCGCGGCGAGATTCTCGGGATCGCTGGCCTGCTAGGCTCGGGCAGGACCGAGTTGATGCGCGCGATCTTCGGCGCCGACCGGACAGACGCCGGCACGGTGCACCTTGCCGGGCAATCGATGACGGGCGCCACGCCGCGCCAGATGCGCGCCGCCGGTCTTGGCTATACGCCGGAGAACCGCAAGGAGGTCGGTCTCGTGCAATCGCTGCCGACGGCCGACAATCTCTGCATGGCAAGTCTCGGCCCCATTGCGCGAAACGGACTGATCTCCCGTCGCCGCGAACAGCCACATGTCGATCGGCAGATCGCCGATTTGCATATCAAGTGCGGCGATCCGGAATTGCCGGTGTCTTCCCTGTCGGGCGGCAACCAGCAGAAGGTGGTGATCGGCAAGTGGCTGAACAGGGCTCCCTCGGTGATGTTCTTCGATGAGCCGAGCCGCGGCGTCGACGTCCAGGCCAAGCGACAGATCTTCGACATCATCTGGCAAAAAGCCTCGGACGGCCTGGCAAGCATCTTCGTTTCGACCGAACTCGAGGAGGTCCTCGAAGTGGCAGACCGCATTCTCGTGATGCACCACGGTAATGTGGTGGCGGAGGTGGATCCCACTAGGACCGATCTTACCCAACTCTACGGCCTATGCATGGAAGGGGCCTCCCAATGACACTTGTCAGCCAACAAACAGCTGAAGGCGGCGGACAGAACGTCTCGCTGCGTCTCCTCAAGACCTATCCGATGGAGATCATCCTGGCGGGTCTGGTCCTG encodes the following:
- a CDS encoding sugar ABC transporter ATP-binding protein; this encodes MTYSQPRTDTAQGRLEFRSVTKRYGPTVALSEFTHDFTPGRVHALMGKNGSGKSTLIKLLAGVTEPTSGTISVNGRDQSFTSPHDAFDAGIVTVHQELSLVPELSVGENIFLGRLPHTRRAGLRVVDWKGLHKRATELLSDMGLSIDSRQPVSALSVGQQQVVEIVKAMSFNPSILLLDEPTSALASKEVKQLFALIERLRARGVTMIYITHRMSELFEIADTCTVIRDGHYIGAVEMRATSPAEIVGMMFGDAARTKRPPRQVIDRLKPLLEVRGLTRAGHFNDVSFDLYRGEILGIAGLLGSGRTELMRAIFGADRTDAGTVHLAGQSMTGATPRQMRAAGLGYTPENRKEVGLVQSLPTADNLCMASLGPIARNGLISRRREQPHVDRQIADLHIKCGDPELPVSSLSGGNQQKVVIGKWLNRAPSVMFFDEPSRGVDVQAKRQIFDIIWQKASDGLASIFVSTELEEVLEVADRILVMHHGNVVAEVDPTRTDLTQLYGLCMEGASQ